A genomic stretch from Rubripirellula reticaptiva includes:
- a CDS encoding BBP7 family outer membrane beta-barrel protein: MSPRQSIVAAVLFMSAIALMATHALAQSNYPSLGPGPVVVNNSYAPAGYGGGDPYASNLAQAGGWFSNGIPTLGNGFGGNGGLGNIMPGPMTIADRLWVRADYLHWWTEGMNVPSLVTTSPSSTPQTRAGVLGQPGTSTLFGGGEINNDSASGIRLRSGFWLTPQGTVAIEGEFFQLLGDQNDGFRASGNGSQILARPFFDISRGFETAQLISFPNSVSGSVGVTSNSDFKSFLINGRAGLCPIGICNANGESDRIDWIVGYRYLRLDDSLGFTENLTSTLTSAPGTIAINERFRTQNEFNGLQLGVVHQANFKRAWLESLLRVAVGNNSQSIDIRGNTAITENGVTENYAGGLYAQRTNIGKFERDEFTMIPEVGFTLGIRVTDWLDATAGYTMVYFPNVVRAGDQIDTDVNSNLLPPEGTPAVTDGLRPLFTPVENQYWAHGLNLGAELRF; encoded by the coding sequence TTGAGTCCTCGTCAATCCATTGTCGCCGCTGTTTTGTTCATGAGCGCCATCGCGCTTATGGCGACGCATGCCTTGGCACAGTCGAACTATCCGAGTCTTGGCCCCGGCCCGGTTGTCGTAAACAACTCGTACGCGCCGGCTGGGTATGGTGGTGGCGATCCCTATGCCAGCAACCTAGCTCAGGCCGGTGGATGGTTCTCCAACGGGATTCCGACACTCGGAAACGGTTTCGGTGGGAACGGCGGTTTAGGCAATATCATGCCAGGCCCAATGACCATCGCTGACCGGTTGTGGGTGCGAGCGGACTACTTGCATTGGTGGACCGAAGGCATGAATGTGCCTTCATTGGTGACAACCAGCCCAAGTAGCACGCCCCAAACTCGCGCCGGCGTTCTCGGACAGCCGGGTACGAGTACTTTGTTCGGTGGCGGTGAAATCAACAATGATTCAGCAAGCGGGATTCGACTTCGCTCGGGTTTTTGGCTGACACCGCAGGGAACGGTCGCGATCGAAGGCGAGTTCTTTCAGCTCTTGGGGGACCAAAATGACGGATTTCGAGCATCCGGCAATGGCAGTCAGATCTTGGCACGACCGTTCTTTGACATCAGCCGTGGATTTGAAACGGCTCAATTGATCTCGTTCCCCAATTCGGTTTCGGGTTCGGTCGGCGTGACATCCAACAGTGACTTCAAGTCATTCTTGATCAACGGCCGAGCCGGGCTGTGTCCGATTGGAATTTGCAACGCGAACGGCGAATCCGACCGCATCGATTGGATCGTGGGCTACCGGTATCTGAGGTTGGATGACAGCCTTGGATTCACCGAGAACCTAACGTCTACTCTTACTAGCGCGCCGGGCACGATCGCGATCAACGAAAGGTTCCGAACCCAAAACGAATTCAATGGCTTGCAACTAGGCGTCGTCCACCAAGCGAACTTCAAACGCGCTTGGCTCGAATCCCTACTGCGTGTCGCGGTCGGCAATAACAGCCAATCCATCGATATCCGCGGTAACACGGCAATCACCGAAAACGGCGTTACTGAAAACTACGCCGGCGGCTTGTATGCCCAACGCACCAACATTGGCAAGTTCGAACGCGACGAGTTCACCATGATCCCCGAAGTCGGCTTTACGCTGGGCATTCGCGTGACCGATTGGTTAGACGCGACCGCAGGCTACACGATGGTGTACTTCCCCAACGTCGTCCGCGCCGGCGACCAAATCGACACCGACGTGAACAGCAATCTGCTGCCACCCGAAGGCACGCCCGCGGTCACCGACGGCCTGCGTCCCCTGTTTACCCCCGTCGAAAACCAATATTGGGCGCACGGTCTGAACCTCGGTGCTGAACTGCGGTTCTAA
- a CDS encoding DUF11 domain-containing protein: protein MKRRLRLLRESLFRQICSTSHASSARFRPRIESLEDRRLLVAATDLADITGRVFDDFSGNGFDVGEEVASVSLSVYRDDGDGLFEPGTGDTEVKTATTDANGDYTFTRLTAGNYFVLQPAQTVSGHTLQRSVSTLITITDDDVKGRITTNIDSFDQTAQEARDETSGDGPVIVIAATPVTEAIGGERELIVEKTSVNGAVQLSVDDPLLPNQLSFDSVATGQGPRRVVWDGPDNDATLIDDNGLSGVNLAASAAGVQLQIRADLAGGTATLRIYSNDNVAGTATRFSTTTLPIPATSGGFLSAEFIPFSQFTAAAGGGADFTNVGAIELEINGAADVNGAAEVIGAVGTVIKTAPDFANFEQADLSLTKTVDDATPNLNQEVIYTITVNNAGPATATGVVVTDVLPTGVTFVRSSTATGSYNDTNGIWTVGSIVAGTPVTLAITGQVTSVGPKTNTAQITASDVFDPDSTPNNNIDAEDDQASVAVSAETIDLSLTKTVSNASPNVGDTITFTVEVTNAGPSTATGVSIRDVLPAGLTLATATPQRGNYNTTSGIWTIPSIANNETLTLTLSAVVNQTGSVTNTAEVTAADQTDIDSAPDNNVATEDDQASVAITTPVADLSLTKTVDNARPNVNDEVLFTVAVTNVGPDTATGVVVTDLLPAGLTVISSTVNAGTYVDATGRWTIGNVAIGETPTLTIRAQVNSFAATTNTAEITAVDQFDPDSSPGNNIATEDDQASVTVDPPSIDLALTKTIDVQRPNIGDEVVYTVTITNSGDDQATGVIVRDALPAGLTLISAIESSGIYTPANGNWTIATLDRNAPATLTLRARVDAVAATNTAEVIAANEFDADSTPGNNVPTEDDQASVAFTLASADLSLTKTVNNSSPNVGENVTFTVAVANAGPDTATGVQIRDSLPTGTTFVSSIPSTGNYDQATGIWTIPSIALGTSETLTITATTNTNSLTTNTAEVIASDQVDPDSTPANGAPQEDDIASASIQGQQIDLSLTQTISNSTPNVGDEVSFVITVSNAGPNDATGVNVTDRLPAGLTFLRATPSQGSFNTTNRVWTVGTVNTTVSPTIELFARVDQVLTNAINVAEITSADQPDTDSTPANDAATEDDQASVSFSTPVADLSLTKTVSNDSPNVGDVITFQIQVTNDGPQAASGVEVTDLLPNGLQFNSTTLSAGSYDSTTGIWTIGQIPIGGTVTLSINASVTTQGIKTNTARITAAGQFDPDSTPGNNVETEDDQASVTVTPPVVDLSLEKTVSESRPRLGDAVTFTITTRNGGPSDATGVVVTDLLPDGFTFVDSTPSRGNYNAATGRWNVGDLASGSVATLQLVATVNRFDTLANVAEITAAGQFDSDSTPDNNIDTEDDYAAVSITPASADLSLTKSVDTAAPNVGDVVTFTLTLANAGPDTTTGVTVRDVLPAGLTLVSSTPSAGNYNSATGIWSVDSIASGADARLEIRATVVAQTERTNSAEIITSNQFDPDSTPGNGVAGEDDQASVTLTPQLVDLALTKTISDSTPNIGDSIAYTLTLSNDGPTDATGVAVTDRILEGLVFENFVASQGSYNSASGVWNVGSVATGVTPTLIINATVGNTLGVTNTAEITAADQVDRDSTPGNQIAGEDDQASTTFTTQIADLSLTKTVNNASPTQDEVISFVLTLTNAGPNIATNASVLDLLPTGLTFVSANPSAGTYDSVTGTWEVPSLPSGSAVTLQIDARATSPMPQTNVAEVTSVRQFDPDSTPGNGIDGEDDIARVQVTPVVIDLEVRATVDNEEPVEGDEIVLSFFTDNTGNTVATGVVTSVVIPDGLSIVSATPSTGTYDAATGRWEIGSVGVGQTASLVVRAIVDTRGFKTIPVSVIQADQFDIDSTPGNDVASEDDQIELIIRGPRLLSKRLFLAR from the coding sequence ATGAAACGGCGTTTACGGCTGCTTCGCGAGTCTCTCTTTCGTCAAATCTGTTCAACAAGCCACGCGTCCAGCGCTCGGTTCCGTCCGAGAATCGAATCGCTCGAGGATCGTCGTCTGTTGGTTGCTGCGACGGATTTGGCGGACATCACCGGGCGAGTGTTCGATGACTTTTCCGGCAACGGGTTCGATGTAGGCGAGGAAGTGGCCAGCGTCTCACTTTCCGTTTACCGCGACGACGGCGACGGATTGTTCGAACCTGGAACAGGCGACACGGAAGTCAAAACGGCGACGACCGATGCCAACGGCGACTACACCTTCACGCGGCTGACCGCAGGCAACTATTTCGTTCTGCAGCCCGCGCAAACCGTTTCGGGGCACACACTTCAGCGATCGGTTTCGACACTGATCACAATCACCGACGACGACGTCAAAGGTCGGATCACGACCAACATCGATTCGTTTGACCAAACCGCCCAAGAAGCTAGAGACGAGACAAGCGGTGATGGTCCCGTCATTGTGATTGCCGCGACACCCGTCACCGAAGCCATCGGGGGCGAGCGAGAATTGATCGTAGAAAAGACCAGCGTCAATGGCGCGGTCCAACTGAGCGTCGATGATCCACTGTTGCCCAATCAGTTAAGCTTTGATTCAGTGGCGACAGGCCAAGGTCCGCGGCGGGTCGTTTGGGACGGACCAGACAATGACGCCACGTTGATCGACGACAATGGACTAAGCGGCGTCAACTTGGCCGCCAGCGCGGCGGGTGTTCAGCTTCAAATTCGCGCCGACTTGGCTGGCGGAACAGCGACGCTGCGGATCTACAGCAACGACAATGTGGCCGGAACCGCCACGCGGTTCAGCACCACAACGCTGCCAATCCCAGCCACATCGGGCGGATTTCTGTCGGCCGAGTTCATTCCGTTTTCTCAGTTCACTGCCGCAGCCGGTGGCGGCGCCGACTTTACAAACGTCGGCGCGATCGAATTGGAAATCAACGGAGCAGCCGACGTCAACGGAGCAGCCGAGGTTATAGGTGCAGTCGGCACGGTCATCAAGACAGCGCCTGACTTTGCCAACTTTGAACAAGCCGATTTGAGTCTGACAAAAACCGTCGATGATGCGACGCCAAACTTAAATCAGGAAGTCATCTACACCATCACCGTCAATAATGCTGGTCCTGCGACCGCAACCGGCGTGGTCGTGACCGACGTGTTGCCGACCGGCGTCACGTTCGTCCGATCATCGACGGCAACTGGCAGCTACAACGATACCAATGGTATTTGGACCGTCGGATCCATCGTCGCCGGAACGCCTGTCACTCTAGCCATCACTGGTCAAGTCACCAGCGTCGGCCCGAAAACCAACACAGCGCAAATTACCGCATCGGATGTTTTTGATCCTGACAGCACGCCCAACAACAACATCGACGCAGAAGACGACCAAGCATCGGTTGCGGTATCAGCCGAAACGATCGACCTGTCGCTAACCAAGACGGTCAGCAACGCGTCACCCAACGTCGGTGACACAATTACCTTCACAGTCGAAGTGACCAACGCCGGTCCCAGCACAGCCACGGGCGTTTCGATTCGCGACGTGCTGCCAGCCGGACTGACGCTGGCGACGGCCACTCCCCAGCGTGGAAACTACAACACGACGAGCGGCATTTGGACGATCCCTAGCATTGCCAACAACGAAACCTTGACGCTGACGCTATCCGCAGTCGTTAACCAAACCGGTTCAGTCACCAACACGGCCGAAGTCACTGCCGCCGACCAAACCGACATCGACAGCGCGCCGGACAACAACGTCGCCACCGAAGACGATCAGGCGTCCGTCGCGATCACGACACCGGTTGCTGACTTAAGTCTGACCAAGACTGTTGATAACGCCCGCCCCAACGTCAATGACGAAGTCCTGTTCACCGTCGCCGTCACGAACGTCGGGCCCGACACGGCAACGGGCGTCGTGGTCACCGATCTGTTGCCTGCCGGATTGACGGTGATCAGTTCAACCGTGAATGCTGGCACCTACGTTGACGCCACCGGTCGATGGACGATTGGCAATGTTGCGATCGGCGAGACGCCAACGCTGACCATCCGCGCCCAGGTGAACTCGTTTGCGGCCACAACCAACACTGCGGAAATCACTGCGGTCGATCAGTTCGACCCCGACAGTTCGCCTGGAAATAACATCGCCACCGAAGACGACCAAGCATCCGTCACCGTCGATCCGCCATCGATCGACTTGGCGCTGACCAAGACGATCGACGTGCAACGGCCCAACATTGGCGATGAAGTCGTTTATACCGTCACGATTACCAACTCCGGCGACGACCAGGCCACCGGCGTGATTGTACGAGATGCGTTGCCTGCTGGTCTGACATTGATCAGTGCGATCGAGAGCAGCGGCATTTACACTCCCGCCAACGGCAACTGGACGATCGCGACGCTCGACCGGAACGCGCCGGCAACGTTGACGTTGCGAGCTCGTGTGGATGCCGTCGCCGCAACCAACACGGCGGAAGTGATCGCAGCCAACGAGTTTGATGCCGACAGCACGCCGGGCAACAATGTGCCCACCGAAGACGACCAAGCCTCGGTGGCGTTCACGTTGGCGAGCGCGGACCTGTCACTGACCAAAACCGTCAATAACTCATCACCAAACGTCGGCGAGAATGTCACGTTCACGGTTGCCGTCGCCAACGCAGGCCCCGACACCGCAACCGGCGTGCAAATCCGTGACAGCCTGCCAACCGGAACCACCTTTGTTTCGTCAATCCCGAGCACTGGCAACTACGACCAAGCGACAGGCATTTGGACAATCCCGTCGATCGCACTGGGAACATCAGAAACATTGACGATCACGGCAACGACCAACACAAACAGCTTGACGACCAACACCGCAGAAGTCATTGCTTCGGATCAAGTCGACCCCGACTCGACACCCGCCAACGGCGCCCCGCAAGAAGACGACATCGCGTCAGCGTCAATCCAAGGGCAACAAATCGATCTCTCGTTGACCCAAACGATCAGCAATTCGACTCCGAACGTTGGTGATGAAGTCTCGTTCGTGATCACAGTTTCAAACGCCGGTCCGAACGATGCGACAGGAGTGAACGTGACAGACCGCTTGCCGGCCGGGTTAACATTCCTTCGTGCGACGCCAAGCCAAGGAAGTTTCAATACGACCAATCGAGTTTGGACCGTCGGAACAGTCAACACGACGGTATCGCCAACGATCGAGCTTTTTGCGCGAGTCGACCAAGTCCTGACCAATGCGATCAACGTTGCTGAAATTACGTCGGCAGATCAGCCCGACACCGACTCGACGCCTGCCAATGACGCCGCAACTGAAGACGACCAAGCGTCGGTTTCGTTCAGCACACCAGTCGCTGACTTATCGCTGACCAAGACGGTCAGCAACGATTCGCCCAACGTCGGCGACGTCATCACGTTCCAGATCCAAGTCACCAACGACGGACCGCAAGCGGCCAGCGGTGTGGAAGTCACCGACTTGCTGCCAAACGGGTTGCAGTTCAACTCGACGACTCTTAGCGCAGGCAGCTATGACTCCACGACTGGAATCTGGACAATTGGCCAAATCCCAATTGGGGGCACCGTCACGCTAAGCATCAACGCGTCGGTCACGACTCAGGGCATCAAGACCAACACCGCGCGTATTACCGCGGCAGGACAGTTTGATCCCGACTCGACACCAGGCAACAACGTCGAAACCGAAGACGACCAGGCCTCCGTCACCGTCACGCCGCCAGTCGTTGACCTTTCGCTGGAAAAAACCGTTTCCGAAAGCCGCCCACGACTCGGCGACGCCGTGACCTTCACCATCACAACACGCAACGGCGGTCCGTCCGACGCAACCGGCGTGGTCGTGACAGACTTGCTTCCCGACGGATTCACATTCGTCGACAGCACTCCGTCGAGGGGCAATTACAACGCCGCCACCGGGCGGTGGAACGTCGGCGACTTGGCATCGGGCAGCGTAGCGACGCTGCAACTAGTCGCCACCGTCAACCGATTTGACACATTGGCCAACGTGGCCGAAATCACCGCCGCCGGCCAGTTCGATTCTGACAGTACCCCTGATAACAACATCGACACGGAAGACGATTATGCCGCGGTATCCATCACACCGGCCAGCGCCGATCTATCGCTGACTAAGTCAGTCGATACCGCAGCCCCGAATGTTGGTGACGTTGTGACGTTCACTTTAACACTTGCCAATGCAGGCCCCGATACAACCACCGGAGTCACCGTTCGCGACGTCTTGCCAGCCGGACTGACGCTCGTTTCGTCGACGCCGAGCGCCGGGAACTATAACTCGGCGACTGGAATCTGGTCCGTCGACTCGATCGCCTCCGGCGCAGACGCTCGTTTAGAAATCCGAGCGACCGTCGTGGCACAAACCGAACGAACCAACTCGGCTGAAATCATCACCAGCAATCAATTCGATCCCGACAGCACGCCTGGCAATGGCGTGGCCGGCGAAGACGATCAAGCCAGCGTCACGTTGACACCACAATTGGTAGACTTGGCACTTACCAAAACGATCAGCGATTCGACGCCCAACATTGGCGACTCGATCGCCTACACGCTGACTCTTTCCAACGATGGGCCAACCGATGCGACTGGCGTTGCAGTCACTGACCGAATCCTTGAAGGACTCGTGTTCGAAAACTTTGTCGCTAGCCAGGGCAGTTACAACTCGGCAAGTGGTGTTTGGAACGTCGGTTCGGTTGCGACCGGCGTAACGCCAACTCTGATCATCAACGCGACGGTTGGCAATACACTTGGTGTGACCAACACGGCCGAAATCACTGCTGCCGACCAAGTCGACCGTGACAGCACGCCGGGCAATCAAATAGCGGGTGAAGACGACCAAGCCAGCACGACCTTCACAACGCAAATCGCCGATCTATCGCTGACAAAAACTGTCAACAATGCGTCACCAACCCAAGATGAAGTGATTAGCTTTGTTTTGACGCTGACAAATGCAGGGCCGAACATCGCAACCAACGCCAGTGTCCTTGATTTGTTGCCGACCGGATTGACCTTTGTTTCGGCCAATCCATCGGCGGGAACCTATGATTCAGTCACTGGCACGTGGGAAGTCCCAAGCTTGCCGTCCGGTTCGGCCGTCACGCTGCAAATCGACGCCCGCGCTACCTCACCGATGCCGCAAACCAACGTTGCCGAAGTGACCTCGGTTCGGCAGTTTGACCCCGACAGCACGCCGGGCAATGGGATCGACGGCGAAGACGACATCGCTCGCGTGCAGGTCACGCCCGTCGTCATCGACTTGGAAGTTCGCGCAACCGTCGACAACGAAGAACCCGTCGAGGGCGACGAAATTGTACTGTCGTTTTTCACCGACAACACAGGCAATACCGTGGCAACAGGTGTGGTCACGTCGGTTGTCATTCCCGATGGGCTTTCAATCGTCTCGG